The DNA window aaatatgaaaatcattaagagCACAACTCATATTTTTATCACGCTGTAGTTAACACTTATTTCATCATATAAATAAgcaagaaatgatttttttttctaatgttacTGAGAATGTTacatgacttaatttttttattttaacctaaATCTTGGGATCTTCAATCAATTAGATATGATTATCATCATTATACTCTTTCATCTTTTAAGACTTTAAATCCATTCTCATCGATAAATTATACACAAACTCTCTAAACAAACTTGTGGTTAAaggatttataatatttttaattgaatttgaggATCAAAATGATAGTTTTTTATGCTATTGATATAGTGAATTCCTAGGCGTTTTAGTTTATTTGGTAATGATACAAGTCTTTCTTTGCAAGAAAAGTAGAGTATTTGCATGCTTGATATTATGatagcagttattttttaaaatattttttgtttaaaaatattttaaagtaatattttgtttattttttaaatttatttttaatatcacacatcaaaaaaataaaaaaaaattcaaataaaaaaataatgtttttaagaaaacccCGTTTGTGCcggcaaaaacaaacatgcaccATGTATGGACTAGCAGCAGCCAAGAAGGACTCGAATATGAAACCAAAACGACGCCGCTGCTTCCCAGCCGTCAACCACGATCAACAAACACAAAACTTGTCCCATAGTACAAGCAAGCAACCTTCCAATCCAAGCACTCAACAGAAGCCGTCCGATATTTACCAACCAACGGATACGATCTAACACAATCTCATAACGCACTCTCGAGCCGCGTGCCTCCTCGCACGTGACCAAACAAACCCGAACCCAccatcaaaaaattatattctcaCGTGCCAACATTCCCATCCTAGGAAGGAAACACTATCTCCAATTAATTTATCACTACTTCCCCCACTCCTTTCCCTTAAGGCTGTCAGTTGACAGTACACGTGTgtaattattataagaaaaaaaaatctggcaACAACCATATTTTTCCTTATCGTCAGGGAGAGAGAGgagttaaataaaaagaagctcTGCGCTTGTCAGGgctataagaagaagaaaaaagaccgAGCGAGGGACCTTATAaaatccctccctccctctctctgtaAAGAAGACAAATCGACAGCGTGTTCGCGCGTTTAGcaggtaatttatttttatcttttttgatcATTTGGATCTGTCCTAGTTGgatctttgtttgtttgttttttttttcttcttttcagatAATCGATTCTTTTGATGTCGTTTTGTGGCTAAATTTCGGATTAATGGTGCTGTAAAgctgttatttttttggtagagGTTATGTTTGGCTGATTTTAGGTTAGATTGTTTGTATTCAGTGACAAATTGGTATTTTGAATGCAGTACAGTGTAAACTGAGCTAAAAGggggattttttaaaaacaattttggtTAGTTTTGTTTATTAGTTAGAGAAATTTGAATCAAGATAGCTAAAGCATGAGCAAAGTCTTATCgctaatttgaaattatttgttggCTGTAATGCGATGAGGATATTGGCAATGCAAGTCTTTGGAATGTGTTGAATTTTGATGGAATTTTATCGCTAATTTCTTATCGCTTGATTCTGAGATACTCTATTATGTCAATTGACAAAATTTCTGGATAGTTATTCCGTTACTGTTATCCGAtctggaatattttttttttggcagcaTGTGTGTATTTTCTGTGTGCATGAGTAACTACTGccaattatttatgttttgagggggtggccttttttttttactttctttgaaACAAGAGTTTATGATGTTAGGTTAGAGTTGGACAAGCTTATGTGTAGATgattgttttttgatttattgacTTGACCTGGTCTTTGAGCAGCCTTGTTGAAGTGTTGTAATAATGTTTGGGCGTGCTCCAAGGAGGAGTGACAACACCAAGTATTATGAGGTTCTGGGTGTGTCAAAGGGTGCAAGTCAAGATGAACTGAAGAAGGCTTATAGGAAAGCTGCCATAAAGAATCATCCTGATAAAGGTGGAGATCCTGAAAAGGTAGTTTCTCAAAACTGCTTTATATTAGTTGCGTAAGGTATATCTGATGCCTATTCAGCTCTGAACCATATCCAATTTGTGCTTGGTAGCCAAATACTAGAAGCTCTAACATCTGCATCTGGGCATTTGACTGGCCAAGGCATGGGTGTGTTGGAGGCATGACATGTCAATTACGTCATGGTGGTTAAATGAATAGGTGCTGCAATGGTTTATATTTCCTTTCGTTTTAATCTTATGGGTGCTTGTTTGCTATGGTGGCTGATGTTATACACCTCTAGGATGTCCTgagaacttttatttttgtattacaCCAAACTaagttgcaaaaatattggtttaattTTTGGAGTCTGAACGTTTAAGATCGGTACACAAGAAATGCACTTGACatgtaaagattaaaaatttgGTTGGAGACCGTGCAGAGATCTGGGTGTTGAACTTCCTTCATCATCAAGATAAAAGCACGACAGTgacaatgatttattttttgttatgatagCCTGTATATCAACTTCTAGTGTTATCATTGCAGAATTTGAAAGTCAAGGTGTTCACTAGCAGAGTTATTGATCTAGTCTGTTTATGTGTGCCTTCTGACACTCGTCTATTGGTCTTTTTTACCAGTTCAAGGAGTTGTCTCAAGCTTATGAAGTCCTTAGTGATCCAGATAAAAGAGATATTTATGATCAATATGGGGAAGATGCACTTAAGGAGGGGATGGGacctggtggtggtggtggtggtcatAATCCATATGATatatttgaatcattttttgGTGGAGGTGGTTTTGGTGGTGAGACAGAGAGACTCCTTGATGCATCTtgctattattaatattgactAATTATCTTAGATAAAAGTTCTCAAGTATCTGTACTTTGCAGGTGGTGGCAGCTCAAGAGGAAGAAGGCAGAAGCAAGGTGAAGATGTAGTGCACCCTCTGAAGGTTTCCTTGGAGGATTTGTACAATGGAACTTCCAAGAAACTCTCTCTTTCTAGAAACATTTTGTGTGCCAAATGTAAAGGGTGTGTCCTTTTATCATATAACttattagttttcttaaaaTGTGTTTGTGCATCTATGgccactttttttttgtagtgtgTGTGCATGTTGGAGGGTCTGTATTATCTTTTACTTTGAATTTAGTCTGTTGAACTCACTAGTTTTGCAGTTTCATCGATGAAATTGGCTGTGTTTTCTTCGCACCCTATATTATTCtgtattatcttttattttgaattttgtctGTTGAACTCACTAGTTTTGCATTTTCATCGATGAGATTGGCTGTGTTTTCTTCTCACCTCATCTCCTATATTATTTGCAGGGTGTTatggatcattttttatttagtcttttGAACCAGTTCTCTTTAATAGTTTCAGTTGCAGTTTCATTGATGAAATTGCCTGCATTTTTCTTCACACCTCATCCCCCCCATTTTCTGCCATTTTCAGGAAAGGCTCAAAGAGTGGAGCCTCTGGGACATGTCGTGGCTGCCAAGGTACTGGAATGAAAGTTTCAATCCGACAAATTGGATTGGGCATGGTCCAACAAATGCAACATGTGTGTCCTGAATGCAGAGGCTCAGGTCGTTAACTGAAACAGATTCTTTCCCTTTGTTTTTGCCTTAACTGTCATTCTGAAATGCGTTCATAACTGGTGCAGGTGAGCTAATTAGTGAGAAGGATAAATGCCCTCATTGCAGAGGGAATAAGGTAACGCAGGAAAAGAGGGTGCTGGAAGTGCATGTTGAAAGGGGAATGCGACATGGCCAGAAGATAGTTTTTGAAGGTCAAGCTGATGAAGCTGTAAGTAAAATCAAATTGCATTTTTGAAGTGCTTCATTTATTAGCTTGATCTAGTCTTGAACTTCTAACTTCTCACTGAACAGAAAGgcaacatttgattttaaagTATGAAAGATGGGAACAAAAGATAGGCTGgtttttggatatatatattttttttaataataggtAGTACTTGGACAAGATTTTAGTTCGAAAAATTTCCAAGAAGCGGTgtgttttaggttttgttttcaGTTCTTGCTACCCAGTGCAAGAATGGGCACTTTTTATGATCATTTTTCGAAATGCCCACTTTGATATGTTGCAACACTTTACTATCAATTTTACAAATGCATATGAAGAGAGTGGGttgttcttcaatttatttcctGCTGTTGGACGTTAATATAATTTTCAGTTGAACACTGATCGTTTGACAGGACTTGAGACATTCTCTTGTGCaattacattaaacaaaatcttattttttgtcATGTCATTTGCAGCCTGACACAATTACAGGggatattgtttttgtattgcAACTGAAAGAGCACTCCAAGTTTGAACGGAAAATGGATGATCTCTTTGTGGAACACTCTGTCAGTTTAACAGAGGCTCTTTGCGGGTATCAGTTTGCCCTTACCCATCTCGATGGTCGGCAGCTTCTTATTAAATCAAATCCTGGGGAGATTGTAAAACCTGGTATTGCTTGtaagtttttttccttgaatatcATTCGGAGTTCCTCGTTATTAATCACTAGTAATTTTTCTGAATTCAGGTCAATACAAAGCAATTAATGATGAAGGAATGCCACATCATCATAGGCCCTTCATGAAGGGCAAGCTCTATATCCATTTTAATGTGGAGTTCCCCGAGTCGGGGACTCTATCCCCTGAGCAGTGCCGTACTTTAGAGACTATATTACCCCCAAGGCAAAGCAAAAACTTGTCAGAGATGGAGTTGGATAATTGCGAAGAGACAATTATGCATGATGTCAATATTGAGGAGGAGAAAAGGCGCAAACAGCAGCAGCGCCAGCAGCAGGAGGCatatgatgaggatgatgatgatgaagaatcaCCTATGCCCCGAGTGCAGTGTGCCCAGCAGTAAGCCAGATATTACAGTTCTATTATAATTTACATCTTTTCCAGCTGGATTCTATACTCTTGCTTTATGGCGATGATCTATGGTTTGTGTTATTTATCCCCGATTAGTCAATTTTTTGACAGTTGAATTAAGATGTGCTGATATATACACATGGATTCTATAATATTGTATTCCATATACCATCTCAAAAATTTTCtcccatcatcatcattcatTCGCCACTCGATCATAACATGTTTTCGTGTCTATAAATGAAATTGGGAGGCCCTTTAGCTAAAAACTGGTGGGGTCTTGTCGGAAAATTTCGTTTTCCAAGCTTATCAtgtgcttgcttgcttgcagaGAGGGAAGTAGTCCAAGCTGCTCTTTTCAGATTTACGTAGTCCTCGTTTCCTGATTCGAATGTCGCTTAAATAGATTTTTGTCACTAATCTTCACTGTTCATTGAAATGGCCTAAAGCCTGCCTCTAAGGGAAATGTCATCCTCCCATGGCATGTCTGCTCATTAAATTGTTCATGATATTCGTGTGCTTCAGGGGCACAAACTCTTCTGAAAATTTTCCCGTTTCCtagaaaattgaagaattagACGACacacatttctaaaaaaaacaaatttcaaaagtcAGTTAATAAATGcattaaattttctaaaatattttttctataaaaactgGAGTTCCTATGACTAGTTTTAAGCAGTAGGATGTGtccaatttttatatttacatggaaaaattgaaaaatatttttcaaatcaatgtGTAcacaattaattataaaatatactacAAGATCTGGGATTTTTCCGATGTTGGAAGTTGACGAGGTTGTATGTATGTTGAAGTCTggctagttaaaaaaaaacggTTCAATGAATGCTGAAGTCTGGCTAACGAGTGAGAGAAAATCAACAGAAGTCGATATTCTTTTTGCCGGtgtatcttttttcttaaatgaattCATCAATTTAGATCGATAtaaataacttatttaaaatCCAAGGTGAAAAACCATAGTATTAGCATGAAAACGGTGTAGAAAAAACTAGGGAAACTTGCCCACACCTCGTTTGGCAAGTGGCAAATTTCACGATGCATGtgtatattattatattgagCTAAATTCTAGTCTTTGACTGATTCTTGTTCATGTGCGCATTCAACAAAAATCAAGTGGAAAGACGATAGGATTTGCACCACGCAATGTATTGAATCTTGACGGCCtcatgtcatgtcatgtcatgtcatgGGTGGCAATTTGTTAAAATTGACGATATAATTGTGCCATGAGGAgatcattttttgttattttttcccgCTATCAGGCCTTCACTTTTGCCTGTTGCtttaattactgtttttttttttttgaatcttgGATTATACAATGAAATATTCCTTCCATTGGGCCTTTAAATATTCTATTAGACTCCAAGCAGGTGCGATACTTAAGCTAATTAAACCGGGTAGTTCATCTTAGACAAATACTTTACATGCAATCATTACTTAATTAACTCTCAATGACTAAATTAAGGAATAACTTCTCAGTAATTACTTTAGCTGAGTTTAGGCACAAACTTTACAAGCAATTATCACTAAATTAACGCGCATTGACTAATTAAGCAATAGAGCTGATTTGACCGTTGACCAAGAAGCCGCAAAAATGAGATCTTGATATGGTGGCATGGCGATGgtgttatttcttttatatactaGTTTTATACATTAAATTTCAATCAAGATTGAATATGTTATGTGCACGTAGTTTTTATTGGGGCCTCGACAAGAATATTTTTACTGATTTTGAATAAAAGGTGatgatatcataaaaaaacacaaatttattgaaatcaaTAATACATCAAATAAGATGCATTTGTTACATTATAGAAACCACATATAAAAACACATTTGCTGTAATAAACCATACAACGTACACTAACACTAATATATTAAAGCAATGCACATCAGATTAGAATAATCCCACAAAATATAGAGCTTTTTGATAGGTTGAACTTCAGAATCTCACCTACTTGACCACGTTTCccaaataaattatgtaaattCTCTTATACTTGTTGTAAAACGCCTTTCAAAATAGTGCAAAGCCTTCAAGTTAGTTTTGGATCGTACTAGCTGAAGGGGTGTgtgtgtctctctctctctctctctctctctctctatatatatatatatatatatatatatgattttgttgAAGATAAGTGCATTGCATTATTGTCAGCAATCTTCCGGCGGCAGTTTCCAGGAAGTGTTTCTAAAAGTTTAAGTTATCCAAATAGCGCTCTTAGTGTCATTTTGGTAAAGAGggacaaaaaatatattcaataacgTGGGTTCAAGTTATCTGTGACTGTGTATGTAAAGAATTATAATACGATGGAGCTTGTTCATCGTTTCTGTTTATCTCTCGGATTCAAATCTAGTTTAGATTTCATGATCTTCCTAGCAATAATTTGAATGATAGATGGCCTGTAATACATATGGAGTAAGAccaattcttttaatataatttttttttaaaaaaattatgacgtCAATAATAAGCCTGACTGGAtctaattagataattttatctaattatatgataaaaaaaatataaaatggattgaattaaaaaataaaaagggaacaaCATAACCTACTCAAAAAGAATGTTTGTCGAATAGaaaattttttatgaagtttaatttttagaaaacccAACACCAACActgaaagatgaaaattaaaaaaagaaaaaaaaagtgactagagttaactcgagttagcaTCATAAACCCACAATCCGAGTTGCGAGATtaggataaccctatagaaaaaaaaatctaaaaagattaCGACGCTCAATTCCTAAGAATCTAGATgtagaaggataaaattgaaaaaaaaatcaattaataaaaaggaGCAAAAAACATCCAGCAAACCTGAGGAAGGACGCTAAACCCTGCGAGTCGGATCATGCAAacaagataacctaatagaaggtaaaacaagaaaaactatgAAGCCCATTTATCAAACTAATCTAATGctaaaggaaaaaactaaaaaatattaaatctttaaaaaacaacccgtAAAAAGACCCGAGTCACTCTAGATCATGAAATCGAGATAACCccttggaaataaaaataaaaaaaatcacaaagtttaattttcaacaaatacAACGTTTAATggcaaagtaataaataacatgaatcccaatgaatgataaaatttaaaacaaaaataaaatggcagGACGcctttttttaatggcaaaatAGCATGAATCCCaatgagaggagagagaaaagaaaaaggagaagaaaaaaaagagggccTTAACGCGCCTTCAACTGTGACATGCATTACAACATTGGGAATATTCCGTCGCTCCACTACCAAAGCAGCCACACGCGTCTCTAGAACACGACAACTATCCTTTACACGCTGGTATGTGTACCACACACGCTAGTAAGTTTCTTTGCCTGTTTACCCTAGCCAACCATATTtgtctaattttcaattttaatccctTAAcacttaattgttttatatcaatataaattagtttattttattttgccaaACCAAGGATTAACCAAGCGTCATAATTTTCCCTCTACATTATGAGAACCCCAtgcaaccaaaacaaattacaagtcaaattcaaaataaaatcaatgtaaaatgatcaaattagaaaaaaaaagttgaatggcCGAGAAAACAAATCTTCCATTGACTGTGCAAACCAGTCCCTTATATTAGCAAACAAAAGGGACTAAACATTTGTTTAAGCTTCAAATTCAGTCCCCGAAGCTCTCATTCTTTCAAaccaatgaaattaaattttatttttataaaccgAGCATCAATCGAGCGATAAAATATCCCCCCTACGCTGCGAGGTCCCCATACACaagcaacataaaataaaaattaccaatACCAAGCCCAAGTCAATACAATATTAAAGgactagataaaaaaatcaaggaaccaaaataaaaaaaacttataatgaaACATgaatgctttttaatttttttttttcaattttaacggAGTGTGAACATGATCTTAATAACCTTTTAATTTCCAACGTAacattttggttttatttttctaatttgttttgtcTGACGCCAATACAAATCCGAACTGGCATATTATAGCAATCAATATAAACATATATAGGAAGCAGGGACGAAGGCACTGACAAGGCAAGTTTTGGAGGATCAAAACAGAagtagaaattaattattagtgtTCCAATCAACTAATCAAGTACTTTTTTGAATTGACCATGTTCT is part of the Populus trichocarpa isolate Nisqually-1 chromosome 2, P.trichocarpa_v4.1, whole genome shotgun sequence genome and encodes:
- the LOC7483814 gene encoding dnaJ protein homolog 2 isoform X2, with the protein product MGPGGGGGGHNPYDIFESFFGGGGFGGGGSSRGRRQKQGEDVVHPLKVSLEDLYNGTSKKLSLSRNILCAKCKGKGSKSGASGTCRGCQGTGMKVSIRQIGLGMVQQMQHVCPECRGSGELISEKDKCPHCRGNKVTQEKRVLEVHVERGMRHGQKIVFEGQADEAPDTITGDIVFVLQLKEHSKFERKMDDLFVEHSVSLTEALCGYQFALTHLDGRQLLIKSNPGEIVKPGQYKAINDEGMPHHHRPFMKGKLYIHFNVEFPESGTLSPEQCRTLETILPPRQSKNLSEMELDNCEETIMHDVNIEEEKRRKQQQRQQQEAYDEDDDDEESPMPRVQCAQQ
- the LOC7483814 gene encoding dnaJ protein homolog 2 isoform X1: MFGRAPRRSDNTKYYEVLGVSKGASQDELKKAYRKAAIKNHPDKGGDPEKFKELSQAYEVLSDPDKRDIYDQYGEDALKEGMGPGGGGGGHNPYDIFESFFGGGGFGGGGSSRGRRQKQGEDVVHPLKVSLEDLYNGTSKKLSLSRNILCAKCKGKGSKSGASGTCRGCQGTGMKVSIRQIGLGMVQQMQHVCPECRGSGELISEKDKCPHCRGNKVTQEKRVLEVHVERGMRHGQKIVFEGQADEAPDTITGDIVFVLQLKEHSKFERKMDDLFVEHSVSLTEALCGYQFALTHLDGRQLLIKSNPGEIVKPGQYKAINDEGMPHHHRPFMKGKLYIHFNVEFPESGTLSPEQCRTLETILPPRQSKNLSEMELDNCEETIMHDVNIEEEKRRKQQQRQQQEAYDEDDDDEESPMPRVQCAQQ